Within the Setaria viridis chromosome 3, Setaria_viridis_v4.0, whole genome shotgun sequence genome, the region ACATCCGCTCGTCcaccagcgccagcgccggcgacgacgtcgTCATCGCGCTCGCCACGGCCAGCAGGGAcgacgcgccggcggccggagccgccgcccCCTTGCCGCTGCCGTCCTGCTGCCTCGAGCAGGCGCTGCACCGCACCTTGTCGGCTCTCGCTCTCAGCTGAGGCAGCCCTGCAGTTTGCACAGCAGCCTCCCTCATGTCAAGAGACGCCTTACACGCCGCGGCCAGATGGCTGCCGGCCTTCTGGCACCAGATCTCGAAGATGATGGATGAGCTTACCGTGAGCCTGAGCTGGCCTGGCCACGGAGGCACCAGCGAAGAGGGCGGCGGATCCAGCGGCGCTGATGGTTGCCATTGCTCTCACTCGCGAGGTCTGGTGTCTGGGCGTGGTTCTAGATGGAACAGGTGACAAGTGGAGAGTGAGCTTCTTGGTGGTGTTATTCTCCAGGCGTCCAGCCGAATTGCTGCCGCTCAAAGTGTGGCTGCCGAAGGCTCGGTCATCCTTGTGCACATGGCATATCTTTCTGGAGCGAATGGGAGATGGCCACGAATACCCGGCGATTCCCACAGGAAAATAAGCAGGCGTCAACACAGCCACGTCAGCTTACCCGGCGACTCCTGACTACCAGCTCAGATACAGCAAATATAAACaaggtgcagcagcagcactacGGGACTACGGCAAGTATATGTTCCAGAAGTCCATAACATGCATGATATTGGTACCACTCTAAAAAAAAGGAGCATGCATGATAGCAAATTTGCTGCCCAGCTGAATGAATGGGCCAGGCAGATTGCATGTTATGGAATTGACAGGTGCGACACAACGATGACAGCGAAGTCGCAGAAAGACAATGGGGAGGGAATTGCACCATAGACAACATATCTCCACTTTCAATTTGAATACAGAAATTGCGCTCAGGTTCTCACAACTCCACTGAAAAACCAGAATTCATTGTTTGACAAACTTTCCTCAGGCAAAACACTAAGTGCTAAGGAACAAAGTCTTATCTGATAATAGATAACAGCAGGCCCAGAGATGAGCATGCCCTGGGATCCTTCACTTGAGAGGGATGAACCTAGAGGAGTGGGTGGCACCGATACCGGGCCTTCCGTGCTTGACAGGCTTGTAGCTGATGGAGAATTCAGCAAGGTAGTGCCCAATCATCTCAGGCTTGATCTCAACCTGGTTGAAGGTCTTCCCGTTGTACACTCCAATTATGCTGCCTATCATCTCTGGCACAATGATCATGTTGCGCAGATGGGTCCTGACAGGCTCAGGCTTCTCACCAGCAGGTGCTTCCTTTTTCTGTACATATACAGAAAACAAAGAATGGGTTAATGGCTTAGCCTTATGATCCCAAAGCAATAGCGCACAATACAAAATGCAACAGTGTCAATAGCATAATTTTTACACTTCATGGCAATAATTTAGAAATGGTCAGTATAAACTGAGAAAACTCTACCAAATTATCTTCTCGATCAAATGGAATCAAAATCTGTAGACAAATGCATTCTCAAGTCTCAATGATTATTTATACAAGCCCTATACTAATTGATATGGGTAAAATAAGAGCATACACACACTAATTAGAAATATCATTGCCATAATTAGGGTGCTCCGTAGAGATGGCTGCTGCAGcgctgcggctgcagctgcaacaGCCAAGTGAGCGGCCTGAGGCTGAGCTGTGGGCCTGATGTCccgtgcagctgcagctgcttgtgCAGCCAGCACAAACGAAGAGTCCGAATATTCCTTATGAGAGGTGTAAGAAGTTAATGAACTAGACAGACTATTCTGAACTACTCTATAGCTTGAGCTCCATTAGACTACTCCGTAATACACATTCCAAGGACCGGTAACAAAGTCATCATCTGCGGATTGGCAGCACAGCGTAACTTTCAAGGTCGAACTAACATTTCGGCTACATCAACAACCAAACATACCATACATTTGAATTTCACAGCTGATAAATTGGTATGTGCTTATAGCATGTGTGTTCAATGAACAGCAGAGTCTTCTGTTCAACAAATAATGACTCCATTTCAAACAGTAATTTTATTGTGTTAAAGTTCAGATGTAGCAGTTTTGCAGAGAAGCTATCAAGCATTGCATGACAGAATACATTCAGTTAGCTGAACTTTCAGCCATTTCCTATTACGGAATGTAACAATGTGTGCTGCAAAATTATTGATACACCTCCAAATTAATCATCTATACTACTCGTCTGAAGCAGAGTATTTTGCCAGAAAATCAGAAGTGAAAAATAAACATCGTGCTTATGAGCCAAACATATGGCCATTATTCGCATCTGAAACTACATCCCAAAGAAACTACAAACGGATGAGCTGCTATATGCAATCAACACCAAGACTACAGAAACTGCAAATTCTAGCATCCCAGCATCAAAATTTACAGAAGGTAATGAGTACGATAACCAAGCAATCAGCAAAACTAAATCGTGGAGAGGCAGAGACTGCATTACCGCCTTGCGCAGCCTCTTGATGAGAGCCATCGGCTTCCTCTTCAGGCCCCTCTGGAACCTAAATCCATACAAAAACACAAACGGAGTCAGAACATTGATCAAACAATCTATCCGCCAGCACCGAATCCCATAACCAAAGCACCATTTCCTGCCGCATCTGGCACCTACCTtctgcgggcgcgggcggggaaGAGCTGGACGaggtcgtcggtggacatgTCGAGGAGGGCGTCGAGGTCCACCCCGCGGTAGCTGTACTTGCGGAACGTCCTCTTCTTGGGCtgccccgcggcggcgacctccgTATCGACGTCAACGTCCGCCTGCGAGACACCACCACGCGGGCAAAGGGGTTAGTTACCTCAGCGACGGCGAAATGCGTTGGTGTCCGGGATTCGAGGAGTGTGAGAGCTGTGGCCACTCACCATGGCTGCGGCTGGTTGCAGGATAGGCTGCAGGGGAAGACGAagcgcggcggggcggtggaggcggaggcggcggcggtggcggtggcggtggcggcggctctaGGGTTTGGAAAGGATGGCGAACGAATGTGGCCGCGGGTATTTTAGGTACTCAGCTATCTAAACTGGGCCGTCAGAGGCCCACAATGGTGTGGATAAAAGGAAGGAGCCCGCGCGCGCCTTGGAGAGGCTGCGGACGGAGCGGGCCGGAAGTGAGAAGAACGACGCAGTGctaagttttttcttttttgaaaataatTCATGCCAAGTGCCAACACGGTTgggtctcaaaaaaaaaaaagtgccaaCACGGTTCCTCTGCGACTATGCAAAAAATAAGTTTGCGGCGCAAACACATCAATCCTTGAGATTTGCAAATTGCCATCATGAGAGAtcttattgttttttttttcaaaacacagTAAAGACACTCACGCGTTTAATATGGAAATCAGTTTGGATAACTAGTTCGGAGGAATCACTGCATGATTATTTTCAAGGGTCAAATTCCGATGTTTGAAAAGAAGCCAAAAATTATAGGCTCCCTCCACAATCAAGTTTACATGGACTGCGACTTCTTTTTTCTTGGGATGGTACGCCAGTCAGCCAGCGGCTACAGCAATGCGGGTCTGAAAGCGCGCCTCGCCCTTCTCGATGGCAGCCTTGAGCTCCCGCTGCGTCGGTGCCCTCGACGGCGACATGACCAGGTCTTGCCACACTGATGACGAGCCGCCGGTCGGTTGGCCGTCGGCGTACAGCTCGTGGACGCAGTCGGCCTCCTCGTTCAAGCTGCTCACTCTCTCTAAGCAGCCGATCTCTTCAGGATCCACCAGCAAATTGCTCCCGCCATCCTTCCATCCTATCAACTGCATCACGGGATCGGCTTTCAGCAAACGTGATAATAATAGTAGTGGAAGTAGGAGGCGGCATGCTTGAAACACAAGGGCATGCTGCAGGCATTTGACTATTCCATGTAAAATGCCTGTAAAATTTCTTGTGAAATTCATGTGCCCAGAAATGGTTCGGTTTAATCATGTTAGTCTGCCATTTTAGTTTACCTTAGCAGAACCCAAGGTGTTGGTGCTGTAGAGCcttgcattgtcaacaaggcTGCAGTAGCTTCTGAAAGCGGTAGCAAATCGCTTGTGAGACTGCAGCTGTGACTTCACCCTCACTGCTCTACCGGTGATTACAGCTCTCCTGCAAATTGTGAACTTTTATTAGCGCACAGTGTCTGAATGCAGGTAGTAGGCAACGTTTCCTGAGATGACTGTTTCAATGTGAGATATTCAGAGCTCAATGCATGGCAATGCCTGAATGGGCAGAATGTTATTGATATAGTCGCTAATGTTGGCATGGATAAGCTATGAGCTGCACCTGATTCCCCTGACAACTGCTAGATAGGCATCGCAGACCACACCCACGAGCTCGATCCGGTAAGGCTTCCTTCCTGTTGCCTCGTTCTCCTCTTCAGTACTAGAATCCTCAGCCTCAACCGGCTCCCAGTACTCCTCGGTTATCGTCCCATCATCGCTGACCTTGTAGCCGCGTCCCATGCGGTACCGCTGCCTGTGCACGTCCCTGGCCATGGCAATTGTTTGCTCCACGAATGGCTCCCAGGACAGAGTGCCATCCATGATCACATCCCGGCCTTCGTTGAGGGCAGTGACAAGGAGCGAGGAGGCCGCGTCCAATGATGACTGGTGCACCTGCATCGTCATTATGGGTCATTGAGGCCTAATTTTCAGTCAGAACATCTGTACAATATAGAACTGTAAGATCATGATGTTTAGAGATATATATTGATCTGGAAACTAGCCGTAGTTTGGACTGGTTACTTGTTTCAGGTTTTCAGTATGCTTGCAATTTGCACACAAGGTTGGGGTTTCTTTGAAAGtctgaaccatcacaacattgaATGTTGCAATGTTATGCATTTTGACTTGTTAGCTAGTGAGCTATAATGCATACTCACGATAATTATTTTATTGATAGCGGATATGGTAAAAACTATTTACCAGCTCTGCCGTCCGCAGCATGTCATTGTGATGGCCTCTAGAGCTAATGGCTCGGTAGATTACATCGGTTTCCTTGAATGCATCTGCCTCCACCACCACTGAATTCGCTGATGCTCCAGACCAAAATGCTCTGCAAATCAAGAAATGCATACCAGGACGATCAACATATATCCAGATAGTATCGTATAAGGTGTGCTCTGTCTATTTTAACTGCTACAATTGATTTGGTGAAATTCACCAGGAttgttttttccccttctcAATTAATTCTAACAACAATCATCTTTCCTACATCaacatgtttttatttttcatgaaaCTGGAAAGGTAAGACTATCAACACAGTTTAAAGGGAAATGAACAGAAATTAAATAGTAGAAATGGTAAACTTACTCCTTGAGGATATCTTTAAGTACAGTGCTCTTGCCGGCTCCCATCCCACCACCCATCAGGAGTAAAACCGGGCTGCGGTTGCAGTGCGCTACCGGGACCATCACATCATTCCGTGGCGAATCATCACGGCTAGATGGTCCTATGGCCTTCAGTTCCTCAACCAGTGTGGAGAAAAACCTAGTGACCTTCAAGCTTCTTGTCACCCTCTCAAATCTCTGTTCCCTATGTTCAGTGGAGGACCAATACATAATCATTAGTGTGGGTGGAACAACAGTCGTCTTATTGTGTAGTTTAAAGTTTAAAAAAACAGGAACGGGTCAGTTAATTATGCATGCCTTTTCATAAAGAACAACCATCGATGAACTAAATTCTAAGTATTTCCTCGATTAGAATTCCTTGTATGGGAATTCCACAACCGCAGAACATAAATGCTACAGCAAATGGACACAATGAGCAGCACACATTTCCTGTATACCTATTTACTTCTATGCCTGAATCCAACCAGTCTTATATCCAGTCTTACACCTATTTACTTCTATGCCTGGACACAATAGACTCTTTGCATGTTTTGGTGAGAGATTCAATGCCTGAATCCAACCAGTCTTATATCCAGTAGCACACTTCAATTTTTGAACAAATATGCTCTCATTAAATTGTTGTGTCACTTCGACAAATACACTATCAATTATTGCTTTTATGTTTAGAAACGGGAATTGCATAATTAACCATCAATTATTTTGAGTCATGACAAAACATCTCTAATCAGAAATGTACATTGGACATAAAAGTTCTTAACATCTGATTACATGCGAATTCAGAAGATGTAGTTTCTGTTGAAGTGTCCATTTGCAATCTGAATATGATCTAGCACCGCATTAGTGTAGTACTGGTAGCTTATTATTTGGTCAGATGAGAGATAAGATACAGCATACAGGTCAACAGAATAAATAATAAGGTGCAAGCAACTAGTACATCAAGGAACGTGATCAAACATTAACAATTAAGGAGAGATTCTCAGAACATAAAGTATCGATGAATTTTCATTAATGACACTCCAATCAAGAGATCACATGGTTTAACTAATACGTAAGGTTGAAGACTTGAAGTAGAAAGTGCTTGTACTAAAAGTAATCAAGGAGAATTTGGAACTTAAAGTGAAAAGAGTGAATGAACATAAGCAGTATAATATCAGCCACTTAGCAACCAGGTAGCATGAGGGTGGATACTCACCTGGTGGCCTCTAACACCATGTTCTTGAACCTTCTTTTGGTCACACCTTCCACAGTGAGAACCTGTCGAGATCATTACTATATCAATATAGAAAAGATAGTGTAAGGAGAGTTTAACTAGGACTAGGAGACAATAGGCGGTAAACTTCAAAAGTCATTGTACTCCCTTCACCTGGGTAATTATGTAAGTTGCATAGTTCCAATGGAAGGAGAAGTAGCCAAGTATACACTTGTCGAGTTCCTCGATAAACTTCACAATCAGGGGGTCAGGGTCCCCGCTATTTTGGAAGAATGCAAAAATATTGTCTTCATAGCCCTTATTCTTCCTCAGGTAATCGTAAGCTAGTGTGCACAGGTGGGGGCATTCATTGACATCGTCAAATCCAATTTGCCTAGCTGAAAAAGAAGCAGAATTTCCTCATCGACGCAAACATGGCAAGAGTGGGGGGAACCGTGCAGGCCCCAAGACCACAACGGTAACTAGTCAATCACAGGTCTTAAATCGGCATATAGCACGAAATGTGCAAAAGTACAACAAGAACCAGTCAATCACAAAGAATAAGTGGCATATGGAATCTAGATCTTGAGTGTGGCGTGCAAGCATTAGAACCATAATTTCGTATAAGCAAGTTGGCTCTACACAAATCTCTCCACGGCACCTAATAATTTATGCCAACCCTGATGCTTCTGCACTGGTATTCCGAGCTGTATCCTTATATCTTGGGTCGGGCAAAGTAAACAAAACAAATAGAAATGCGAACCCCGACGAGTTACCCCAGTTATTAGCCTGATGAACTGGGTCAGTTCTATCACTGTTCACTAGCACCAACGATGATTGCTTTAGAGTAAATTGACATCCGAACAGTACCCCATGAGGCCATGAGTCAAAAACTCAAAACTGGAACCCAAAGCTGATGGTTCTCCCGACGTTACGGATGGAACGCAAATCTTACTTTTACCACACGCAATTCAAGTCGCAGAGCCAATCCATAGAATCCGGATGCTACCATCAGCAACAGAAAGGAAGCGGGAGCAGATTTGGGGGCCGTACCGACGTAATGCGAGAACCTCTCGAGCTCCTGGACGCGGCTGGAGGGCGACACCAGCAGCCGCGGCGACAGCAGCTCCGCCGCGGAGCCCGCCGCCCCGTCGTCCCTCATGCCGGCgcccctgctccctccctcccaccctCTCGCACCCGGTAGGCAGGCAGGCACCAGGCAGCGTCAGGCGGCCGAGCGCGTgcggggcgacgacgacgccaggCGAGGTGACGCGGTGCGCAGGCCTGCCGCTGCCAGGACCATGCTGCGGTGTCGGCGTCAGCAGAGGTGAAGAATGGGGTTCGGCCGACGGGGCACCGACCGACAGCTCCTCAAGCGAGGGGCGCGCGGAGGAGTGTGACAGTGGCGTGGCCGAGTACCCCACGGAATCCGCTCCACGTCCAGTCCACGGACGCTTGCGCGGCGGGAACGGCGGCGACTGTGGACTGGCACGGCGCGGGGGCGATCGCTGAAAAGTAGGCGAGGGGCGCTGCGCGacgcgaggcggaggcggcgggcggattGAAGGGGGGGGTGGACGGGTCGCTCGTGGACCTCGCTGCCTCGCTTCCGCGCACGCGCGGCCGGTGGGTGGAGGGTGGCGATGGCAGGATCGCAAAGCGCCAACGGTCAACGGCGCGCACCCCTATCTGCTCGACGAGTTCAAGGGATGCACCCATCCACGCCTGTTTTCGGATCGAGGTGGGGGGCCAGGTGGCCACGTTATCTGCTCTTACTGTTCACCGGTGAGATCGCCACCGTGCCGGGACCGGGATGTCAAGCGGATGATGAcgttgatggcggcggcgcggcttaTTCGAGCTGGGGCCTTGTTTCAGTCCGTGACGGCGTGCCGGTCCGATTTTAGTAACGACGTTGACGTTTATGCAGCTTTTAGCcatgccttttctttttaagaACGGAAAGAATGAGCCAGGTTTTCTTTTACCCAGTATTCattcctctccttttttttaaagaatattcattcctctccttccttgttCGAGGAGGTGAGGCTAAtcaggaggactaaacatgaattaattataaaattagaCTAAtcaggaggactaaacatgaattaattataaaattaattacacatatggaggttaattcgcgagacgaatctattaagtctaattaattcatgattagtaCATGTTTACTacgaactaattagacttaatagattcgtatcgtgaaTTAACCTCccctatgcaattggttttgtaattaatctactccctccatcccaaattataagtcgctttaaCTTTTTTGATACATCtactttgctatgtatatagatataacaatatatctagatgcataacaaagTAGATGTACCAAAAAAGttaaagcgacttataatttgggatggagggagtacgtttCATACtcctctaattagtatctaattATTCGACCTAATTagaccctgtttggcatggctccaactccgagtggagctgctccactccagaactccacatggagccagctccgctccaaaactccagaacaaaaatgaggtgtttggctagatgggtgctctcagctccagaaaagatcgatttcagtatggattgccattgttgccccccaattaaggccccacttgtcatcctctctatcccatcttcttcttcctctttttccactgcactgtgccgcacacgggagaccctccacgggcggcggggtgggtagcgACGGGTGGCGACGATAGGCggctgggtgggtggcgacgacaggcggctgggtgggtggcaacgggcgacgacgggcggcgggcgcggcggcgggcggcgacgggcgacggcgggcgcggcgacgggcggcggggccggccggccacgggggcggcgacgggcagggctctagcggcgagtggggctcgggagaagcgagtggggctcgggagaatagaagggagaatagaatgaaatgtttttttgtgtaaccaatGGCATTAGTGGGTAATTACctaccaactccacgagaaggttcaaaagagaggtttctagAGCAGCAaaaggtgctccaaaactccacctccatttgcactacagctccatggagttggcaactccatggagttttggagttggggtgtttggctaaattttttgatggagttgctgaagtttaggagtggagccgtgccaaacagggccttagtatCTAATTATTCGACCCGACGTGACAGGTACGAACCAAACGATACCTTAGAATAACCAGTTCAGTTTTCTTGACAATGTAAAATGTATTAGTAAACCAATGCAGCGCCACCGGCCAGCCACAGTCGCAGGTCAGTCTCCTCTGCAAGTAGAGCTGTACCGCTAGCCTGAGAGATAAGCATAATAGCCGACCATTTTGCAAACCCTTAGGTCTGCGGAACACAGTATACAGTAACTCTGAAGAACGTCATTACGACAATACAACGTTTAACCAGAAAAGGCACTCGGATTAGGCTTAATCACGGCGGGGACTTTACAGGATGTATctcttttctttcccttttaAAACTTAAAACTTGTAAATTACATGGCACACCAGCTCAGGCCCGGAACCCATCATCTGTTACAACAAGCATTATTCCGACTGTAAGACTGTATACAGGACCTCCCATTACCAGCGACCGTTGGCATGGCGGCGCCACACGGAGACTCCGTTCACCCCGCCCCCCAGGTTAGTGTAGTCACCAACCTGGTGGTGGTATCCATTTGTGTTAGCTCCAAGACTCACCGCTGGATTAGGAGAGCCATTCAGCCAAGGCTTTGAAACACTTATGTCGGACAGGCCATTAGAATAAGTACCCATCGAGGGAAATTGCCTTTCCCTCAGCCCATGGAGGGCACTCATGTCATAGGACCTTGAGAATCCATCATCGTAGTAATGGTCGGTTGAATTGAACCGACCAGGGCTACTAACAGAAGCCATCTCCATATCTGCCAAGTTGCCTCTCGTCGAAAACGGCCGGCCAAAAGCATGGTAATCTTGACGGAATGAATCTGGCATATTGCTGTTGATATGATCCTCCTCAAGCAAATCATTTATGATGTCAAGGTGTGGAAATTCTTCTGGTACTGGTCCCTGCTGTTGGTGCCAGACATGGCTATCGCTTGTCCCAGATTGGAACTGCCTAGATTGCAGTCCTCCATACCTGCTGAGCTTTTCTGTTCCTCTGCTACTTGCTTGCTGATAACTATCATCCCTCCGTGGTTGTTCATATGCTTGACCATTGGTCATTTGTTGGTAAGGAGCCTGATCCCTCCAGAGATGCTTATTAATGTTACTATCACCTTTCCACTGCTGCCAGCTGTCATGTGCTTCTAATTTGCCCAGCCCAGACTTCAACACATGCCTAGTTGACAACTGATCAGGTCTTCCAGCAGGAGGCATCATAACTGCTGTACTTGATGCATATGCCGACAAAGGCTGCGAAAGGGTGGTATCTTGGCTCAGAGAAGTTGAGTGATATGAAAGGCTTGCAGATGTTGTGCACAGGCCAGCCTTACCAACAATGGCATTACGGTATGTCTGAGGAGTATAAGGTGGGGCAGAAGGGGAGGGACCATTTACTGATCGTCCAGCTGCTTCACTCATAGAGCAAGAAAGCAATGAAGAAATGTGAACATGTGAAGTAGTTGGTGCAGTTGATCTTGGTGTGGGGAACACAGGTGCACTTGAAGGCCTCGATGCTGTAACCTCGGAAACTAAGGTGGCTGTGACCTTCCTGAAAGTAGCTGCTTCTGGAGCTTCAGAGTTAGCATCTGAAGAAGTTTGTGGCAATTCTGAGGATGGCAGGGCTGCTTTATCAACTTGTGGTAGTCTTGGGGGAGCTGGAATAGATTTCTCATGCACTGATGATCTTGAAGGACCAGAAGCATCTTTACCACCTGTTGGTGATTTCACCAGAGCTGGAGAAGCTTTGTCAACTGGTGTAGACTTGGGAAGAACTGGCGTTGCTTTGTCACTGGCTGGAGATTTGGGGCAAACTGGAGGTGCTTTGTCAACTGCTGGAGATTTGGGGCGAATGGGTGTTGCTTTGTCAACTGCTGGAGATTGGGAACGAACTGGAGCTGCTTTGTCTACAGCTGGAGATTTTGGACGAACTTGAGTTGTTTTGTCAATTGCTGGTGATTTGGGGCGAACTGCCGGTGCTTTGTTTATGGGTGGAGATTTGGGAGGAACTGGAGTCACTTTATCAACCAAAGGCAGTTTTGGGGGAACTGAAGCAGCTCTATTGATTCGCGGTGATTTTGAAGGAAGAGGGGCATCTTTATCCCCATCAACTGCTGGTGGTTTAGATGCTGTGTTGCCTTTCATTTTTGAACTCGATCCATTAACTTTGTTTGAAACTAGATCAATTTTTGCTGTGGCAGGAGCAGTCACAGCTTCAGTATTTGTAGGGGGTGGTATGCCTGAAACAGCTTCCTCTGGCATGCAATTGACCACAGAGACATCCTTAGTTGGCATTCCATTAGCTTTTAGATCAACTGCAACTTCTGAGGAATGCTTTGGGCTCTCTGGAACATCAGGTGGCTTCTCCAAAGAACTGGATGAGTTGGAAGACTCTGCTTCCTTTGCTTTCGCATCCCTAGCTTCAAAATGAGCTTTAAGAAGTTTTTGCCCCTCAATGttcttctgaaaaaaaaaatgcaaaaacaaAGCATCGGTTACAGAAAAATGAATTGATTGATGCTAGTTATGAAGTAAACAACGAGCACTTCAAATGTAAGTTGGCAAACAAGAAAACATCAGCACATCCATGGATACAACTG harbors:
- the LOC117847608 gene encoding uncharacterized protein isoform X3 — translated: MAGSAVTDDSAASTAGMRDDERSLSGESLSEWRSCERADSDSPSTSPPFWDTDGEDDDPAGPKPSELFGRYTWKIENFSKEKKREMKSEPFEAGGYKWYILVYPQGCDVSNHLSLFLCVANHDKLLPGWSHFAQFTIAVGNVDPKKMKYSDTLHRFWKKEHDWGWKKFMELSKIQDGFLVDDVLEIIAQVQVIREKVDRPFRCLDRPYRRELLRVYMTQVEQIYRRFVEERRSKLSKLIEDKTRWPSFCGFWSAIDPSTRRRMSREKTDTILKVLVKHFFVEKEVTSTLVMDSLYTSLKALEYQVNGKKGSTKVSDLEELPAPMVHIDMDMFVLAGDVIPLIKRAASEPLPCQPLAPKDDKTSQSRMKDGTAGEVYKVSMEREERRLTELGLKILETFVLSHIFSGIEVAYQEAVALKRQEELIREEEEEAGLLENHMKGKRGGGANEKDKRAKKKQAKQKKNNRKVKDRERDEKCEVKILERFHDEIAIDNSDGLPVVEVTAKVDALEEGSSDGSDMPNRGKNQHNKGLSIVGFAEEGDGLPSTSSVAGGLGRNSSGFCTVPKLDQDTVLLTLRDKLRKLGQRLHENIEGQKLLKAHFEARDAKAKEAESSNSSSSLEKPPDVPESPKHSSEVAVDLKANGMPTKDVSVVNCMPEEAVSGIPPPTNTEAVTAPATAKIDLVSNKVNGSSSKMKGNTASKPPAVDGDKDAPLPSKSPRINRAASVPPKLPLVDKVTPVPPKSPPINKAPAVRPKSPAIDKTTQVRPKSPAVDKAAPVRSQSPAVDKATPIRPKSPAVDKAPPVCPKSPASDKATPVLPKSTPVDKASPALVKSPTGGKDASGPSRSSVHEKSIPAPPRLPQVDKAALPSSELPQTSSDANSEAPEAATFRKVTATLVSEVTASRPSSAPVFPTPRSTAPTTSHVHISSLLSCSMSEAAGRSVNGPSPSAPPYTPQTYRNAIVGKAGLCTTSASLSYHSTSLSQDTTLSQPLSAYASSTAVMMPPAGRPDQLSTRHVLKSGLGKLEAHDSWQQWKGDSNINKHLWRDQAPYQQMTNGQAYEQPRRDDSYQQASSRGTEKLSRYGGLQSRQFQSGTSDSHVWHQQQGPVPEEFPHLDIINDLLEEDHINSNMPDSFRQDYHAFGRPFSTRGNLADMEMASVSSPGRFNSTDHYYDDGFSRSYDMSALHGLRERQFPSMGTYSNGLSDISVSKPWLNGSPNPAVSLGANTNGYHHQVGDYTNLGGGVNGVSVWRRHANGRW
- the LOC117847608 gene encoding uncharacterized protein isoform X2, whose product is MAGSAVTDDSAASTAGMRDDERSLSGESLSEWRSCERADSDSPSTSPPFWDTDGEDDDPGPKPSELFGRYTWKIENFSKEKKREMKSEPFEAGGYKWYILVYPQGCDVSNHLSLFLCVANHDKLLPGWSHFAQFTIAVGNVDPKKMKYSDTLHRFWKKEHDWGWKKFMELSKIQDGFLVDDVLEIIAQVQVIREKVDRPFRCLDRPYRRELLRVYMTQVEQIYRRFVEERRSKLSKLIEDKTRWPSFCGFWSAIDPSTRRRMSREKTDTILKVLVKHFFVEKEVTSTLVMDSLYTSLKALEYQVNGKKGSTKVSDLEELPAPMVHIDMDMFVLAGDVIPLIKRAASEPLPCQPLAPKDDKTSQSRMKDGTAGEVYKVSMEREERRLTELGLKILETFVLSHIFSGIEVAYQEAVALKRQEELIREEEEEAGLLENHMKGKRGGGANEKDKRAKKKQAKQKKNNRKVKDRERDEKCEVKILERFHDEIAIDNSDGLPVVEVTAKVDALEEGSSDGSDMPNRGKNQHNKGLSIVGFAEEGDGLPSTSSVAGGLGRNSSGFCTVPKLDQDTVLLTLRDKLRKLGQRLHEKNIEGQKLLKAHFEARDAKAKEAESSNSSSSLEKPPDVPESPKHSSEVAVDLKANGMPTKDVSVVNCMPEEAVSGIPPPTNTEAVTAPATAKIDLVSNKVNGSSSKMKGNTASKPPAVDGDKDAPLPSKSPRINRAASVPPKLPLVDKVTPVPPKSPPINKAPAVRPKSPAIDKTTQVRPKSPAVDKAAPVRSQSPAVDKATPIRPKSPAVDKAPPVCPKSPASDKATPVLPKSTPVDKASPALVKSPTGGKDASGPSRSSVHEKSIPAPPRLPQVDKAALPSSELPQTSSDANSEAPEAATFRKVTATLVSEVTASRPSSAPVFPTPRSTAPTTSHVHISSLLSCSMSEAAGRSVNGPSPSAPPYTPQTYRNAIVGKAGLCTTSASLSYHSTSLSQDTTLSQPLSAYASSTAVMMPPAGRPDQLSTRHVLKSGLGKLEAHDSWQQWKGDSNINKHLWRDQAPYQQMTNGQAYEQPRRDDSYQQASSRGTEKLSRYGGLQSRQFQSGTSDSHVWHQQQGPVPEEFPHLDIINDLLEEDHINSNMPDSFRQDYHAFGRPFSTRGNLADMEMASVSSPGRFNSTDHYYDDGFSRSYDMSALHGLRERQFPSMGTYSNGLSDISVSKPWLNGSPNPAVSLGANTNGYHHQVGDYTNLGGGVNGVSVWRRHANGRW